In Sceloporus undulatus isolate JIND9_A2432 ecotype Alabama chromosome 10, SceUnd_v1.1, whole genome shotgun sequence, the following proteins share a genomic window:
- the LOC121916583 gene encoding LOW QUALITY PROTEIN: transforming acidic coiled-coil-containing protein 3-like (The sequence of the model RefSeq protein was modified relative to this genomic sequence to represent the inferred CDS: deleted 2 bases in 1 codon) has translation MCSPRSGARFKTDVTNPLEDKKQRGSKNSSDHISAANVCFESNKMGKMVAEFEGTITQVMEESQIQKELAKQELQKVLDEKQQAISDLSSMGKSFSELFKRFEKQKEAIEGFQRKEAALKKGVEDYLARIKKEEQRYQALKAHAEEKLCQANEEIAQVRSKAQTEVVALQATLRKEQMRIQSLERSIEQMAKENDELTKICDDLISKMEKM, from the exons ATGTGTTCTCCGAGGTCCGGAGCCCGCTTCAAGACTGATGTTACGAACCCTTTAGAGGACAAGAAGCAGAGGGGATCAAAGAACAGTAGCGACCACATTAGTGCTGCCAACGTGTGCTTTGAAAGTAACAAGATGGGGAAAATGGTTGCAGAGTTTGAAGGCACCATTACACAAGTGATGGAGGAGTCCCAGATTCAAAAGGAGCTTGCAAAACAAGAATTACAGAAAGTACTTGATGAAAAACAACAAGCTATATCTGATTTGAGTTCCATGGGAAAATCTTTCTCAGAACTCTTCAAGAGATttgaa aaacagaaagaggCAATAGAAGGATTTCAGAGGAAAGAGGCGGCTCTGAAGAAAGGTGTTGAAGATTACCTTGCAAGAATTAAAAAGGAAGAGCAGAGATACCAAGCACTAAAAGCTCATGCAGAAGAAAAGCTGTGCCAAGCCAATGAAGAGATTGCCCAAGTAAGAAGCAAAGCTCAAACAGAAGTAGTGGCACTTCAAGCCACTTTACGCAAAGAACAAATGAGAATCCAGTCACTAGAGAGAAGCATTGAGCAAatggcaaaggaaaatgatgaacTCACAAAAATCTGTGATGATCTGATTTCTAAGATGGAAAAAATGTGA